The following proteins are co-located in the Myroides profundi genome:
- a CDS encoding GNAT family N-acetyltransferase has translation MDRLYFRPLVIEDKEQLLYIYSDKDAMQYRGSKPLETIEEAENMVLQAHKEWDSRTKMRMAVIERDREVLIGTAMYFFESPTAVEIGFSIGRDFWKYGYGQEGTEGLMEYIKANEPEVTTIVGIARSGNEKSLKMMANIGFVEVSDYEVEGKRRFELMVNS, from the coding sequence ATGGACAGATTATATTTTAGACCACTAGTCATAGAAGATAAAGAACAATTATTATACATCTACTCTGATAAAGACGCAATGCAATACAGAGGGAGTAAACCTCTTGAGACCATAGAAGAAGCAGAGAATATGGTGCTTCAAGCTCATAAAGAATGGGACAGTAGAACCAAAATGAGAATGGCTGTGATAGAGAGAGATAGAGAGGTATTAATCGGAACTGCGATGTACTTCTTCGAATCTCCTACAGCTGTAGAAATAGGCTTCTCTATAGGAAGAGACTTCTGGAAATATGGTTATGGACAAGAGGGAACAGAGGGCTTAATGGAGTATATCAAGGCTAATGAACCTGAGGTAACTACTATCGTGGGCATCGCTCGTAGTGGAAACGAAAAGTCTCTAAAGATGATGGCAAATATCGGTTTCGTAGAAGTATCAGATTACGAGGTAGAAGGGAAGAGAAGGTTTGAGTTAATGGTTAACAGTTAA
- a CDS encoding DUF6493 family protein, protein MSKDIFYTELEEFVRKGNTRRLLLLLKETPLEERLKYTKKISKLGKYYQEYVPEEGNRNSYGYRGNSEQRSAVSVAVLACCTYKDFTGIWIISEEEFKQVLDWYVPDWLGDYINDSAREGWVRAPFNEIGYLYESYKKGVFKTPLTEATWATVMVNASKVELFDQYPELLEKEFWYLFDHEVNINYYSWDEVIATLIEQGRLDKQRIVQTAIQGALTHTNQALCGWNVNLLSKLSLADHEILSFQEDIFQLLNSSLSKVVNEALDILFKIAKDKAFHVEAFVNSLPILMSSTVKATINKAMRIVAVLDKAHPTYKEASAVAIVGALHIQDQAMQTKVAKQIVKYAQPNEEFAVQLEAYQEMMMSETKTLFSGYMSVQESVTLAEAVEEGEAELVPIQAIATVEDLIFHCSAWKTLESDYAFEQTIDAIIRLQGELKAEHIDQLLPAFDKVFKTFKDLWSTSTIQNAMAFWLLEWARMLIADPTIETTALDKLYHKYANAEIYTNSGITLGEVKLEASNRFSYYYAALRPYLTVYYYSLQLVKEKRIFPILSLPTHEPFYIDSRVLVDRLVAYQKEGELVDAVDLQIALARIDKNTEEAGLTLAQQQLKGELLAIFEFYLGNGEVKEESADYYDIWRAAAALKYPHQPLESLTNERYTKEQQEYCAGWLGNWEVIEESHTYKDWDHKTKTQIDKVFTHKKLKFEQIPYDINLSLIFSRINKAMPKTEVGDRMESANLMGLIMYQIRDTKVNLNESLLAINPRQLDPIYLAVVEKCLHYGGSATFEVAEKKLLQGMFTYLLQMNNVVFSEQFYLFFGLALICDDKVTRAFVAEYWIKEALRLDQQKVGHIIGKVEAKEYVTIKRLTDSIQGFMMNVSVQHNQALQLFIESILEQLGASPIKGLKTLLEQYVEVLHANNAKVTNPTVIALIEEWSKVSATKKIAVTLRSFN, encoded by the coding sequence ATGAGTAAAGATATATTTTATACTGAATTAGAAGAATTTGTAAGAAAAGGAAATACTAGAAGATTACTTCTCTTACTTAAGGAAACCCCTTTAGAGGAAAGGCTTAAGTACACTAAGAAGATTTCTAAGCTAGGGAAATACTATCAAGAGTATGTACCAGAAGAGGGCAATAGGAATTCATATGGATATAGAGGAAATAGTGAGCAGCGATCAGCTGTAAGTGTGGCGGTATTGGCTTGTTGTACATATAAAGATTTTACGGGAATATGGATTATTAGTGAGGAGGAGTTTAAGCAAGTATTGGATTGGTATGTGCCTGATTGGTTAGGTGATTATATCAATGATTCGGCTAGAGAAGGATGGGTGAGAGCGCCTTTTAACGAGATAGGCTATTTATATGAGTCTTATAAGAAAGGAGTGTTTAAGACCCCATTGACAGAGGCTACTTGGGCGACTGTGATGGTCAATGCAAGTAAGGTTGAATTATTTGATCAATACCCTGAGTTGTTAGAGAAGGAGTTTTGGTATTTGTTTGACCATGAAGTGAACATTAATTACTACTCATGGGATGAGGTCATCGCTACATTAATAGAGCAAGGACGATTAGATAAACAACGCATTGTACAGACTGCTATTCAAGGAGCATTGACTCATACGAATCAAGCGTTGTGTGGATGGAATGTGAATTTGTTAAGTAAATTGTCTCTTGCTGATCATGAGATCTTGTCGTTTCAGGAGGATATCTTCCAATTGTTGAATAGTTCATTGTCTAAGGTGGTCAATGAAGCATTGGACATCTTGTTTAAAATAGCAAAGGACAAGGCTTTTCATGTAGAGGCTTTTGTCAATAGTCTGCCTATATTAATGAGTAGTACCGTTAAGGCTACGATTAATAAGGCGATGCGTATCGTGGCTGTATTGGATAAAGCACATCCTACCTATAAGGAGGCAAGTGCTGTTGCTATCGTAGGGGCTTTGCATATACAGGATCAAGCGATGCAGACTAAAGTAGCGAAGCAAATCGTGAAATATGCTCAACCTAATGAGGAGTTTGCAGTGCAATTAGAAGCTTATCAAGAGATGATGATGAGTGAGACGAAGACGTTGTTTAGTGGATATATGAGTGTGCAGGAGAGTGTAACGCTTGCGGAGGCTGTAGAAGAGGGAGAAGCGGAGTTAGTACCTATTCAGGCTATTGCGACAGTAGAAGATTTGATTTTCCATTGTTCGGCTTGGAAGACCTTGGAGAGTGACTACGCCTTTGAGCAAACCATAGATGCGATTATTAGACTTCAAGGAGAATTAAAAGCAGAACACATCGATCAGTTACTACCTGCTTTTGATAAAGTGTTTAAGACCTTTAAAGATTTGTGGTCAACGAGTACGATACAGAACGCTATGGCTTTTTGGCTGTTAGAGTGGGCGCGTATGTTGATTGCAGATCCTACTATAGAGACTACAGCATTAGACAAGTTGTATCACAAATATGCTAATGCAGAGATATATACCAATAGTGGAATCACGCTAGGAGAGGTAAAGTTAGAGGCAAGTAATCGATTTAGTTATTACTATGCTGCTCTGCGCCCTTATCTGACGGTTTATTACTACAGTTTACAATTGGTAAAAGAGAAGCGTATTTTCCCAATATTGAGTTTGCCTACACATGAGCCTTTTTATATAGATAGTAGGGTATTGGTAGATCGATTAGTAGCTTATCAAAAAGAGGGAGAATTAGTAGATGCAGTGGATTTACAGATTGCATTAGCACGTATAGATAAAAATACAGAAGAGGCTGGGTTGACACTAGCTCAGCAACAACTAAAAGGGGAGTTGCTAGCGATATTTGAGTTTTATTTAGGTAATGGAGAGGTAAAAGAAGAGTCAGCAGATTACTATGATATATGGAGAGCAGCGGCAGCGTTAAAGTACCCTCATCAACCCTTAGAAAGCTTGACGAATGAGCGCTATACCAAAGAGCAACAAGAATACTGTGCGGGTTGGTTAGGAAACTGGGAAGTGATAGAAGAGTCTCATACGTATAAGGATTGGGATCATAAAACGAAGACGCAGATAGACAAGGTATTTACGCATAAGAAACTGAAGTTTGAGCAGATACCGTATGATATTAATTTGTCTTTAATCTTTAGCCGTATTAATAAAGCGATGCCAAAGACAGAGGTAGGTGATCGTATGGAGTCTGCAAATCTAATGGGCTTGATCATGTACCAGATTAGAGATACTAAAGTGAATTTAAACGAGTCTTTATTGGCTATTAACCCTAGACAGTTAGATCCTATTTACTTAGCTGTGGTAGAGAAATGCCTGCATTATGGTGGTAGTGCTACCTTCGAAGTGGCAGAGAAGAAATTGCTTCAAGGGATGTTTACGTATCTGTTGCAAATGAATAATGTGGTTTTCTCAGAGCAGTTCTACTTGTTCTTTGGGCTTGCATTGATATGTGATGATAAGGTAACGCGTGCTTTCGTAGCAGAATATTGGATCAAAGAGGCACTTCGCCTAGATCAACAAAAAGTAGGTCATATCATCGGTAAAGTAGAGGCGAAAGAATATGTGACGATTAAGCGTTTGACTGATTCTATACAAGGGTTTATGATGAATGTGAGTGTGCAGCATAATCAAGCATTGCAGTTATTCATAGAGAGTATTTTAGAGCAATTAGGAGCTAGTCCTATTAAAGGTCTGAAGACTTTATTAGAGCAGTATGTAGAGGTACTTCATGCAAATAACGCTAAGGTGACTAATCCTACAGTTATTGCCTTAATAGAGGAGTGGAGTAAGGTTAGCGCTACGAAGAAAATAGCAGTGACGCTACGCTCTTTTAATTAG
- a CDS encoding AraC family transcriptional regulator: MSNADQIHDYTIKDILRLLDQEYQDSGIYVDVQTSFTDNPLKHPYRNENYTLLFVTQGMITVQVNLIEYRLEPGTITIIPPQMVILFKEFSQDINFIAISFDRAFAIENTHTQNEKSTFVLLTPNTVTKLVLNQEQQTSLLSLCTLLNHKNIQKGKSANQKEAIKHLFALFLLELVDASHYNYKELKSNLSRKESLTIQFLELLQLHFKSEKLVRFYADRLCVSESYLAKVIKEITAKTIGELIDDAVIVEAQLLLANSTLSISEIAESLHFNTTSFFGKFFKRKVGYSPREYRKRV, encoded by the coding sequence ATGAGTAATGCTGATCAGATACACGACTATACCATAAAAGATATCCTCCGATTATTAGATCAGGAGTATCAGGATAGTGGTATCTATGTAGATGTACAGACTTCTTTTACAGATAATCCTTTAAAACATCCTTATCGCAATGAGAATTATACTTTGCTCTTTGTGACTCAAGGAATGATCACCGTACAGGTAAATCTGATAGAGTATCGATTAGAACCTGGCACTATAACGATTATTCCTCCACAGATGGTTATTCTGTTTAAGGAATTTAGTCAAGACATTAACTTTATTGCTATTAGTTTTGATCGGGCTTTTGCGATAGAGAATACACATACCCAAAATGAGAAGAGTACTTTCGTCTTATTGACCCCCAATACAGTGACTAAATTAGTGCTGAATCAAGAGCAACAAACTTCTTTATTAAGTCTGTGTACTTTACTCAATCATAAGAATATCCAAAAAGGGAAGTCTGCTAATCAAAAAGAAGCTATTAAGCATTTATTTGCTTTGTTTTTATTGGAATTAGTAGATGCAAGTCATTATAATTATAAGGAGTTGAAGAGTAATTTGTCTCGTAAGGAAAGCCTGACTATTCAGTTCTTAGAGCTTCTTCAGCTTCATTTTAAATCAGAGAAATTGGTTCGCTTTTATGCTGATAGGCTTTGTGTCTCTGAGAGTTATTTAGCCAAAGTGATAAAGGAGATTACAGCTAAGACTATTGGTGAGTTAATAGATGATGCTGTAATAGTTGAGGCACAGTTACTTTTAGCTAACTCGACATTGAGTATATCAGAAATAGCAGAATCACTTCACTTTAATACTACTTCATTCTTTGGCAAGTTTTTTAAACGAAAAGTAGGTTATTCTCCTCGAGAATATCGAAAGAGAGTTTGA
- a CDS encoding CPBP family intramembrane glutamic endopeptidase: MTIVILEALMQVGVLLPFMILFMKDRSKKDFMRIGIFCFVFVLYSCALMLGQVSESFRIINGSWNWSGKVYGTIWGVICYFAFRSYFKEHNFFRLKQAPGSQKGVWLVTVGIILLAVVAWWFAGSGGEWNIETLAFQLTMPGIDEEIMFRGILMGLLLSSLRMKVRYIGNLSNLIIAVLFGFVHAFALSKEYVVSFDTVYFVQTAFAGYVYGWIVIKSRSVLFPILAHNGSNFFGTLTMMIK; encoded by the coding sequence ATGACCATAGTTATACTTGAAGCACTAATGCAAGTAGGGGTATTACTTCCTTTTATGATCTTGTTTATGAAAGATAGGAGCAAAAAAGATTTTATGCGCATTGGGATCTTTTGTTTTGTATTTGTGCTTTATAGTTGTGCATTGATGTTAGGACAGGTCTCTGAGAGCTTTCGTATTATCAATGGCAGTTGGAATTGGAGTGGGAAGGTCTATGGTACTATATGGGGAGTGATTTGTTATTTTGCTTTTCGCTCTTACTTTAAAGAACACAATTTCTTTAGGCTGAAGCAAGCACCTGGTAGTCAAAAGGGAGTTTGGCTAGTGACTGTAGGTATTATCTTATTAGCTGTAGTAGCTTGGTGGTTTGCTGGTAGTGGAGGAGAGTGGAATATAGAGACTTTAGCCTTTCAACTTACGATGCCTGGCATAGATGAAGAGATTATGTTTAGAGGGATCTTGATGGGGTTATTATTGTCTTCTTTAAGAATGAAGGTGAGGTATATAGGGAATCTGAGTAACTTGATTATAGCTGTATTGTTTGGTTTTGTTCATGCTTTTGCACTTTCAAAAGAGTATGTAGTGTCTTTTGATACAGTTTATTTTGTACAGACTGCTTTTGCAGGGTATGTTTATGGATGGATAGTTATCAAGAGTAGAAGTGTGCTGTTTCCTATACTAGCACATAACGGGAGTAATTTTTTTGGGACGTTGACGATGATGATAAAATAG
- a CDS encoding TonB-dependent siderophore receptor: protein MKHLFLIASLCCYTSLFAQSNDTLSNQKINEVVITTTQQQKGFSSKMPLTYIENPQSYDIIKYQTAKDQVATNIKDVLQNATGLVRVWESTGVGVTGGEYYTMRGFAFQPNLLNGMPSFTNNTLDIANIEQVEVVKGPNGTLYGGNVVSYGGLINVITKKPYEQLGGEVNYIGGSNNLNRVALDINTPINKKLFIRLNTAYHKQHAFQDAGYKESFFVAPSVQYNINEKLKLYVDFQYKANEGANTPMFFISRYMPVSFESLDLFEANYKKAYTSNELTLKNPTFTAQAKLEYKINNNWTSNTIINKNNAQSKGYDLLFEDIGTTDEFARYVSKIDSKTNIFSIQQNITGKYNIGSLDNTILFGLDYLSKEFSSIDGDYIEHGIISLINQSDTGDLSKTAIDNALSTSNYIHNKAKTQTFSSYVSNVTNILPNFSFMASLRFDYLEGSTSTVNDQKTSQTTLSPKFGLVYQPIQNKLALFANYLNGFVFLDPAIISDPDGTNKTIQPFDPEQANQFEIGAKTNLLGDKLSATISYYHIKVTNKLMTDLNSLNSFTQGGKVKSEGIELSLTGTPLPGWDIITGFSHNYNVVTKSLPADGNLGFRPEEAGPANLFHLWTNYKLQSGIFKNLSFGIGVNSVSEQKTINRSTLGVFTLPGYTIYNTAIGYDWKKFNAILKIDNLTNKKHFTGNSTVNPQGLRTVSLSLNYKIF from the coding sequence ATGAAACACCTTTTTTTAATAGCATCACTATGCTGTTATACATCCTTGTTTGCACAGTCAAATGACACTTTAAGCAACCAAAAAATAAATGAAGTAGTGATCACCACTACCCAACAACAAAAAGGTTTTTCATCTAAAATGCCCCTCACTTATATTGAGAACCCTCAGTCTTATGACATTATCAAATATCAGACAGCTAAAGACCAAGTAGCGACTAACATAAAAGACGTATTACAGAATGCTACAGGACTAGTGCGAGTATGGGAATCAACAGGTGTAGGAGTCACTGGAGGAGAATATTATACGATGAGAGGGTTTGCATTCCAGCCTAACTTACTTAATGGTATGCCTAGCTTTACTAATAACACATTAGACATTGCTAATATTGAACAAGTCGAAGTAGTCAAAGGTCCGAACGGAACACTTTATGGAGGTAATGTGGTCTCTTATGGTGGATTAATCAATGTAATAACCAAAAAACCTTACGAACAATTAGGGGGTGAAGTCAACTATATTGGTGGGTCAAATAATCTTAATCGAGTAGCACTAGACATCAATACCCCTATTAATAAAAAGCTTTTTATACGTTTAAACACAGCATATCACAAACAACATGCTTTTCAAGATGCTGGCTATAAAGAGTCTTTCTTTGTAGCCCCATCTGTCCAATACAATATTAATGAAAAACTAAAACTATACGTTGACTTTCAGTACAAGGCTAATGAAGGAGCTAATACCCCGATGTTTTTTATATCTAGATATATGCCTGTAAGTTTTGAATCATTAGACCTATTTGAGGCTAATTACAAAAAAGCATACACTAGTAACGAATTAACCTTAAAAAATCCAACATTTACAGCACAAGCCAAATTAGAATATAAAATCAATAACAACTGGACATCCAATACCATTATCAATAAAAACAACGCACAGAGTAAGGGATATGACCTACTATTTGAAGACATTGGTACCACAGATGAGTTCGCTCGTTATGTCTCTAAAATAGACTCAAAAACCAATATATTTAGTATCCAACAGAATATAACAGGTAAGTATAATATTGGTTCATTAGACAACACTATATTATTCGGATTAGACTATTTATCTAAAGAATTTTCTAGTATAGATGGTGATTATATAGAGCACGGTATCATCTCCTTAATCAATCAGTCTGACACAGGAGATTTATCGAAAACAGCTATTGACAATGCTCTATCAACGAGTAATTATATACATAACAAAGCGAAGACGCAGACCTTCAGTTCTTATGTATCTAATGTAACTAATATTCTTCCTAACTTCTCATTCATGGCAAGCTTAAGATTTGACTATCTAGAAGGAAGTACTTCAACAGTAAACGATCAAAAGACGAGTCAGACTACCCTCTCTCCTAAATTTGGATTAGTCTATCAACCTATCCAAAATAAACTAGCACTTTTTGCTAACTATCTAAATGGTTTCGTATTCCTAGATCCTGCTATTATCTCTGATCCAGACGGAACCAATAAAACCATTCAACCTTTTGATCCAGAACAAGCAAACCAATTCGAGATAGGTGCAAAAACAAATCTATTAGGTGATAAATTATCTGCAACGATAAGCTACTACCACATAAAAGTGACCAATAAACTAATGACAGACCTAAACTCTTTAAACAGTTTTACACAAGGCGGGAAAGTCAAAAGTGAAGGAATAGAACTTAGTTTGACAGGAACACCTCTTCCAGGATGGGATATTATCACAGGATTTAGTCATAACTATAATGTAGTAACCAAATCCTTACCTGCTGATGGCAACCTTGGTTTCAGACCAGAAGAAGCAGGACCTGCTAATCTATTCCACCTATGGACCAACTATAAATTACAATCAGGCATATTCAAAAACCTAAGCTTTGGAATAGGAGTAAACTCAGTAAGCGAACAAAAAACAATCAACCGCTCTACCCTAGGAGTATTCACGTTACCAGGTTACACGATCTACAATACAGCCATCGGTTATGATTGGAAAAAATTCAATGCAATATTAAAAATAGACAATCTTACAAACAAAAAACATTTCACAGGCAACTCCACAGTTAACCCTCAAGGTCTAAGAACTGTATCATTATCTCTAAACTATAAAATATTTTAA
- a CDS encoding alpha/beta hydrolase, producing MINIKALLVTGMLLLGVSGISQTNSKPLTFGTTDQLHSTILSEDRTINIVLPPDYNANDTIKYPVVYILDGGVEEDFIHLAGLVRFNSLPWIARFPNSIIVGIETINRRKDMTFAVDNLNFVEKAGFSKDMFPEYGRAEAYTAFLESELIPYIEKNYKGSSTRTVIGESLAGLYSTYVLEYHPYLFTNYIIISPSLWWGDEKLLDKTHTCLIEKIKQPVNVYVGVPNKEEDVKMYEYGEQLYKTLQKNKNIKSHFDYLSQEIHSTVIHQAVNNAFQKLYPNTYFSK from the coding sequence ATGATAAATATAAAAGCATTATTAGTAACGGGTATGTTACTACTAGGCGTATCTGGTATTAGCCAAACGAATAGTAAACCTCTTACATTCGGAACAACAGATCAACTACATTCTACTATCCTAAGTGAGGATAGAACGATTAATATCGTTTTGCCACCAGATTATAATGCGAATGATACTATTAAGTATCCTGTCGTATATATCTTAGATGGAGGGGTGGAAGAGGACTTTATACATCTGGCAGGGTTAGTGCGTTTTAATTCATTACCTTGGATAGCGCGTTTTCCTAATTCTATTATCGTAGGGATAGAGACGATCAACCGTAGAAAGGATATGACTTTCGCAGTAGATAATTTAAACTTCGTGGAGAAAGCAGGCTTTAGTAAAGATATGTTTCCAGAGTATGGTAGAGCAGAGGCTTATACGGCATTTTTAGAGTCTGAATTGATTCCATATATAGAGAAGAATTATAAAGGAAGTAGTACTCGTACTGTGATAGGAGAGTCGCTAGCGGGGTTGTATTCTACGTATGTATTAGAATATCATCCTTATCTATTTACAAACTATATCATTATCAGTCCTAGTCTATGGTGGGGTGATGAGAAACTATTAGACAAGACACATACGTGTCTGATAGAGAAGATAAAACAACCTGTGAATGTATATGTAGGGGTGCCTAATAAGGAAGAGGATGTGAAGATGTATGAGTATGGGGAACAACTATATAAGACACTTCAAAAGAACAAGAATATCAAGTCTCACTTCGATTATCTATCTCAAGAAATACACTCAACAGTGATCCATCAGGCGGTGAATAACGCATTTCAAAAGTTATATCCAAATACGTATTTCTCTAAGTAA
- a CDS encoding SMI1/KNR4 family protein produces the protein MKLFEIEEVSVFLEKKFADVDKDIISELLLIPYKGSKEEVLRLKEYLNIAILPEEFEDFIMRYNLGNLTLANIQFGSGGNYINRLINLNNKDNYWYQDCLSIDAMVVGLGDPYTILLSLKEGVVYVVSSEISFDDKVIVAPSFDSFIQGLGTSVYVKESGKEESFLSLIENEFGVNTRFFWEEILY, from the coding sequence ATGAAATTGTTTGAAATAGAAGAAGTAAGTGTCTTTCTCGAAAAGAAATTTGCTGATGTTGATAAAGATATTATCTCAGAACTATTATTAATACCTTATAAAGGAAGTAAAGAAGAAGTTTTAAGGTTAAAAGAGTACTTAAATATTGCTATTTTGCCAGAAGAATTTGAAGATTTTATAATGAGATATAATTTAGGAAACTTAACCTTGGCTAATATACAATTTGGTAGTGGAGGAAATTATATTAATAGGTTAATAAACCTCAATAATAAAGATAACTATTGGTATCAAGATTGTTTAAGTATAGATGCTATGGTTGTTGGTTTGGGAGATCCTTATACTATACTTCTATCTTTAAAAGAGGGAGTTGTTTATGTTGTCTCTTCTGAAATATCTTTTGATGATAAAGTTATAGTAGCCCCTTCATTTGATAGTTTTATTCAAGGGTTAGGTACTTCTGTATATGTTAAAGAAAGTGGTAAGGAAGAGTCTTTTTTATCTTTAATAGAAAATGAATTTGGTGTTAATACACGTTTTTTTTGGGAAGAAATACTTTATTAA
- a CDS encoding ParB/Srx family N-terminal domain-containing protein, translating to MKYYWKDITDEHQQWKALELNVEGLTPPTMQLLSGSNWKMKLVCEDKPVMWGLISRDFCDIGLVRTFEEESRLIKNINSQEVEKRKELSTEERLKSWSRYFAEEMVSSDKHFFYDSIWLFEGYKDFASPPNYGTTVATEDDFDAFTYASWDRELLYSRQVDEYSGRLKWWRKKAIEGTLPPIFAWYIPSLGGYWIIDGNYRLRAAILEKKEIPVVLAYSGEYKEAIMNPDYQRGILHSLAKSEGKPVSPQTAASMNQHLAQAFDDRPYFQQKTVARVKIKSNEEWLSEVTDYLESIDYPDREKYINQLQDEL from the coding sequence ATGAAATATTATTGGAAAGATATTACAGATGAACATCAACAATGGAAAGCATTAGAATTAAACGTAGAAGGATTAACACCTCCTACAATGCAATTATTGAGTGGTTCGAATTGGAAGATGAAGTTGGTCTGTGAAGATAAACCAGTGATGTGGGGACTGATCAGTAGAGACTTCTGTGATATAGGATTAGTAAGAACTTTCGAAGAAGAGAGTAGACTGATTAAGAATATCAATTCCCAAGAAGTAGAGAAGCGCAAAGAGCTATCAACTGAAGAAAGACTAAAGTCGTGGTCTCGCTATTTTGCGGAAGAAATGGTGTCGTCAGATAAGCACTTCTTTTATGACTCTATTTGGCTTTTTGAAGGATATAAAGACTTTGCCTCACCACCTAATTATGGAACGACTGTAGCTACAGAAGATGACTTTGACGCCTTTACTTATGCCTCTTGGGATAGAGAGTTGTTATACTCACGCCAAGTAGATGAATACTCAGGTCGTCTAAAGTGGTGGCGCAAGAAAGCGATAGAGGGAACACTACCGCCTATATTTGCCTGGTATATCCCCTCTCTTGGAGGTTATTGGATTATAGATGGCAACTATAGATTAAGAGCTGCTATCTTAGAAAAGAAAGAAATCCCAGTAGTATTAGCCTATTCAGGAGAGTATAAAGAAGCTATTATGAACCCTGATTATCAGCGAGGAATATTACACTCTTTAGCTAAATCAGAAGGTAAACCCGTAAGTCCACAAACAGCAGCGTCCATGAATCAGCATTTGGCTCAGGCTTTTGACGATAGACCTTATTTCCAACAGAAGACAGTAGCCCGAGTAAAGATTAAGTCTAATGAAGAGTGGCTCTCAGAGGTAACGGATTATCTCGAAAGTATCGATTATCCAGATAGAGAGAAGTATATTAATCAGTTACAAGATGAACTGTAA